A region of Fibrobacter succinogenes subsp. succinogenes S85 DNA encodes the following proteins:
- a CDS encoding bifunctional anthranilate synthase component II/anthranilate phosphoribosyltransferase, which produces MIIIIDNYDSFTYNVYQALAKITTEEIRVLRSRECTIADIEKLNPSRLIVSPGPGRPEDAGISVEAIKHFAGKLPILGVCLGHQAIGYAFGAKIVQAKFIKHGIAEEIDLDGKGLFRTIGKKNIFTRYHSLVIDESTLPGDFEVTARATDGDIMGIRHKTLPIEGVQFHPESIASGRADEFFKAFLNYRREPLDIRGILNTLTAGKDLTRETAEMFMEDLTDGIMDERQMAAILTALSSKGPVADEIAGCAKVLSSKKRKFPYSGDELTDIVGTGGDGKGSFNVSSLSGLIAASCGAKIAKHGNRAVSSKSGAADFYTAAGFKLDMTPEKAASVIDKTNFVFLMAPVYHSAMRFAGPVRGALGVKTIMNLLGPLTNPAEAKYLMLGVYSKSILEPFTKAAKFLGAKRVMVAISDDGYDEISPCVPTTIAEILEDGEYREYRIDPKEFGVPAVDPEDLAGGTGVDNFNLALDVLNGKGRPGIKYACALNAGAALYISNKAASIKEGFDKAIKAMEDGSVLKKIEEVKVATNA; this is translated from the coding sequence ATGATCATCATTATTGACAACTACGATTCTTTTACTTATAACGTTTATCAGGCTTTGGCCAAGATTACTACTGAAGAAATTCGCGTGCTCCGTAGCCGCGAATGCACCATTGCAGACATCGAAAAGTTGAACCCGAGCCGTCTCATTGTGAGCCCGGGTCCGGGTCGTCCAGAAGATGCAGGTATTTCCGTCGAAGCCATCAAGCACTTTGCAGGCAAGCTCCCGATTTTGGGCGTGTGCCTCGGCCACCAGGCTATCGGTTACGCCTTTGGCGCAAAGATTGTTCAAGCCAAGTTCATCAAGCACGGCATCGCCGAAGAAATCGACCTCGACGGCAAGGGACTTTTCCGCACCATCGGCAAGAAGAACATCTTCACGCGTTACCACAGCTTGGTCATCGACGAATCTACGCTCCCGGGCGATTTCGAAGTGACCGCCCGCGCAACAGACGGCGACATCATGGGTATTCGCCACAAGACGCTCCCGATTGAAGGCGTACAGTTCCACCCGGAATCCATCGCTAGCGGCCGCGCCGACGAATTCTTCAAGGCTTTCCTCAACTACCGTCGCGAACCGCTCGATATCCGCGGAATCCTGAACACGCTTACTGCAGGCAAGGATTTGACTCGCGAAACCGCCGAAATGTTCATGGAAGACTTGACGGACGGTATCATGGACGAACGCCAGATGGCCGCAATCCTTACCGCACTTTCCAGCAAGGGCCCTGTTGCCGATGAAATCGCCGGTTGCGCGAAGGTACTCAGCAGCAAGAAGCGCAAGTTCCCCTACAGCGGCGACGAACTCACCGATATCGTGGGTACCGGTGGCGACGGCAAGGGTAGCTTCAACGTGAGCTCTCTCTCCGGCCTTATCGCCGCAAGCTGTGGCGCCAAGATTGCCAAGCACGGCAACCGCGCGGTTTCGAGCAAGTCCGGTGCTGCCGACTTCTACACGGCTGCAGGTTTCAAGCTCGACATGACTCCGGAAAAGGCTGCAAGCGTCATTGACAAGACGAACTTTGTATTCCTCATGGCTCCGGTCTACCACAGCGCTATGCGTTTTGCAGGCCCGGTTCGTGGCGCACTCGGCGTGAAGACCATCATGAATTTGCTCGGCCCCCTCACGAACCCGGCCGAAGCTAAGTACCTCATGCTCGGCGTTTACAGCAAGTCGATTCTCGAACCGTTCACCAAGGCTGCAAAGTTCCTCGGTGCAAAGCGCGTGATGGTAGCCATCTCCGATGACGGCTACGACGAAATTTCTCCGTGCGTCCCGACGACCATTGCCGAAATCTTGGAAGACGGCGAGTATCGCGAATACCGCATTGACCCGAAGGAATTCGGCGTCCCGGCTGTGGACCCGGAAGACCTCGCAGGCGGTACGGGCGTGGACAACTTCAACCTCGCTCTCGACGTGCTGAACGGCAAGGGCCGCCCGGGCATCAAGTACGCTTGCGCATTGAACGCCGGTGCAGCGCTTTACATCAGCAACAAGGCTGCAAGCATCAAGGAAGGCTTCGACAAGGCGATTAAGGCTATGGAAGACGGCTCTGTGCTGAAGAAAATCGAGGAAGTCAAAGTCGCTACAAACGCGTAA
- a CDS encoding Rpn family recombination-promoting nuclease/putative transposase has protein sequence MNARKSFRDCIVKPGETSPYANLLVDLAFKKAFDPDKPTSRNNLINLLNDLLEPQLKRPIKNVWTRSVAKNLSGSKASRTAIFDLHCKDDLGSLIEIEVQIREVDNFMKRLAFYASEMVANQAEPGQYWDYDIQPTYVIALTRFSVFPDERAVHRATVIDLESGEQLVDTYNFTAIELSKVPFFIEKTSSDLSKWLFFFRYLNRLKELPEELDEGKFKNLTESAKVSNFNKKEFEVYRNMYHKVWDHNAMRRGIFKEFADDINAKIEERISDRNREFAKKMIELGKLSDEEIAATTDLSLEDIVVLRSQLEA, from the coding sequence ATGAATGCACGCAAGTCCTTTAGGGACTGTATCGTTAAGCCGGGTGAAACGAGCCCGTATGCAAACCTGCTAGTGGATTTGGCCTTTAAGAAGGCCTTCGATCCGGATAAGCCCACCAGCCGGAACAACCTCATTAATTTACTGAACGACCTGCTGGAACCGCAGCTCAAACGGCCCATCAAAAATGTATGGACCCGCAGCGTGGCGAAGAACTTGAGTGGCAGCAAAGCATCGCGCACGGCGATTTTCGATCTGCATTGCAAGGACGATTTGGGGAGTCTCATCGAGATCGAAGTGCAAATTCGCGAGGTGGATAACTTTATGAAGCGCCTTGCGTTCTACGCGAGCGAAATGGTAGCGAACCAGGCCGAACCAGGTCAGTATTGGGATTACGACATCCAGCCGACCTACGTGATCGCTCTGACGCGTTTCTCTGTTTTCCCTGACGAACGTGCCGTCCACCGTGCGACGGTAATCGATTTGGAAAGCGGAGAACAGCTTGTGGATACCTACAATTTTACTGCTATCGAACTTTCAAAGGTTCCGTTTTTCATTGAAAAGACATCAAGCGACCTAAGCAAATGGCTCTTTTTCTTCCGCTATTTGAACCGGCTCAAGGAACTCCCCGAAGAATTGGACGAGGGAAAGTTCAAGAACTTGACAGAGAGCGCGAAAGTATCTAACTTCAACAAGAAAGAATTCGAGGTTTATCGGAATATGTATCACAAGGTCTGGGACCATAACGCCATGAGACGGGGAATCTTCAAGGAATTCGCGGATGACATCAACGCGAAGATTGAAGAACGTATTTCTGATAGAAATCGCGAATTTGCGAAGAAAATGATAGAGCTCGGTAAACTTTCCGATGAGGAAATTGCCGCAACCACGGATCTTTCTCTAGAAGACATCGTTGTGCTTCGCAGTCAGTTAGAAGCGTAG